A stretch of the Glycine soja cultivar W05 chromosome 13, ASM419377v2, whole genome shotgun sequence genome encodes the following:
- the LOC114382657 gene encoding uncharacterized protein LOC114382657 — protein sequence MLDPRRDQPTISFPLSNEIGHITHGYDTWGATNTDFMASKKRPKNYKICHSYNNDMEVQLGTGSKVDDDESGICSPPLWTTSPPKSPHQCKNHYRCLSPASKTQAIARGQRELMEMVKSMPESSYELSLKDLVEHPRVEVAQEKGAEERKNLGDKNVDSRKKVDMNIKKGQVKRSGNIDSGGFYLKMVFPISLGSKKKTKNESLVNSGSNKVSPRTSVSDHGSKSLDKEWWKKKSLSGSGGESDSGVSSINSGSMKSSGSNNSSSSSRSNSRHEVNVSSCWPFIRRPESLSPN from the exons atgcttgatCCACGAAGAGACCAACCCACAATTTCTTTTCCATTGTCCAATGAAATAGGACACATAACTCATGGTTATGACACATGGGGTGCCACAAATACTGATTTTATGGCATCAAAGAAACggccaaaaaattataaaatttgccACAGCTACAATAACGACATGGAAGTGCAATTGGGAACAGGATCAAAGGTGGATGATGATGAATCTGGTATTTGTTCACCTCCTCTTTGGACTACAAGCCCACCAAAGAGTCCTCATCAGTGCAAAAACCACTATAGGTGCCTTTCTCCTGCGTCCAAGACTCAAGCTATTGCAAGAGGCCAAAGGGAACTCATGGAAATGGTTAAGAGCATGCCTGAGTCAAGCTACGAGCTTTCTCTCAAAGATCTTGTGGAACACCCTAGAGTTGAAGTTGCACAAGAGAAAGGAGCAGAGGAGAGGAAAAACTTGGGTGACAAAAATGTGGATAGTAGAAAAAAGGTTGATATGAATATTAAGAAGGGTCAAGTGAAGAGAAGTGGGAACATTGATAGTGGAGGGTTTTATCTCAAAATGGTCTTTCCAATTTCTTTGGGATCTAAGAAGAAGACTAAAAATGAGTCCTTAGTGAATAGTGGTTCTAACAAGGTGTCTCCTAGAACTTCGGTTTCTGATCATGGATCTAAGAGCCTTGATAAGGAGTGGTGGAAGAAGAAGAGCCTTTCTGGTTCTGGTGGAGAGAGTGATAGTGGTGTGTCGAGCATTAATAGTGGAAGCATGAAAAGTTCTGGTAGCAACAACAGTAGTAGCAGTAGCAGAAGTAATAGCAG GCATGAAGTGAATGTTAGTAGTTGCTGGCCTTTCATACGAAGACCCGAAAGCTTATCACCAAATTAG